One Phragmites australis chromosome 23, lpPhrAust1.1, whole genome shotgun sequence DNA window includes the following coding sequences:
- the LOC133906089 gene encoding transmembrane 9 superfamily member 1-like: MLPTSRGSRGCGHLLLLVAFAALPAIASASESDHKYKAQEPVKLWVNKVGPYNNPQETYNYYSLPFCQPSENPAHKWGGLGEVLGGNELIDSQLEIKFLRNEEKGFICTLDLDPKKVQQFADAIESSYWFEFFIDDLPLWGFVGETDKSSENKHYLYTHKNILVKYNENRIIHVNLTQESPKLLEAGKKLDMTYAVKWVATDVPFARRFEVYLDYPFFEHQIHWFSIFNSFMMVIFLTGLVSMILMRTLRNDYAKYAREDDDLESLERDVNEESGWKLVHGDVFRPPRSLMFLSALVGIGTQLAALILLVIVLAIVGMLYIGRGAIITTFIVCYALTSFISGYVSGGLYSRNGGKNWIKAMILTASLFPFLCFSIGFALNTIAIFYRSLAAIPFGTMVVMFVLWAFISFPLVLLGTVVGRNWSGAPNNPCRVKTIPRPIPEKKWYLTPSVISLMGGLLPFGSIFIEMYFVFTSFWNYKVYYVYGFMLLVFVILLIVTICVTIVGAYFLLNAENYHWQWTSFFSAASTALYVYLYSIYYYHVKTKMSGFFQTSFYFGYTMMFCLGLGILCGAIGYLGSTLFVRRIYRNIKCD, translated from the exons atgCTCCCCACCTCCCGCGGCAGCCGCGGCtgcggccacctcctcctcctcgtcgccttcGCGGCGCTACCCGCCATCGCCTCCGCCTCCGAGTCCGATCACAAG TACAAAGCTCAAGAGCCAGTTAAGCTCTGGGTGAATAAAGTTGGCCCTTACAATAATCCTCAAGAAACTTACAACTATTACAGCCTTCCATTTTGTCAACCGTCTGAGAACCCTGCACATAAATGGGGCGGTCTTGGAGAGGTCCTGGGTGGAAATGAGCTGATTGATAGTCAGCTGGAGATAAAGTTCTTAA GAAACGAGGAGAAAGGCTTCATTTGTACACTTGATCTAGATCCGAAAAAGGTTCAGCAGTTTGCTGATGCCATTGAAAGCTCATATTGGTTTGAATTTTTCATAG ATGATCTGCCTCTTTGGG GCTTTGTTGGGGAGACTGACAAGAGCAGTGAAAACAAGCATTATCTTTACACACACaagaatattcttgttaaataCAACGAGAACagg ataATTCATGTCAATCTCACCCAAGAGTCTCCTAAGCTTCTTGAAGCTGGTAAGAAATTGGACATGACATATGCAGTGAAGTGGGTAGCAACTGATGTGCCATTTGCACGTCGCTTCGAAGTATACTTGGACTATCCTTTCTTCGAACACCAG ATTCACTGGTTCTCCATTTTCAACTCTTTTATGATGGTTATTTTCCTCACCGGTTTGGTTTCGATGATATTAATGCGGACTCTGAGAAATGATTATGCAAAATATGCTCGTGAAGATGATGATCTGGAGTCCCTG GAGAGAGATGTTAATGAGGAATCAGGATGGAAGCTTGTTCACGGTGATGTATTTCGGCCTCCTCGAAGTCTGATGTTTCTTTCTGCACTTGTTGGTATCGGCACTCAGCTGGCAGCTCTTATCCTACTGGTGATTGTATTGGCCATTGTTGGCATGTTATACATTGG GCGTGGGGCTATCATCACAACCTTCATTGTGTGCTATGCTCTTACATCGTTTATTTCTGGATATGTTAGTGGCGGTCTTTACTCGCGGAACGGTG GTAAAAACTGGATTAAAGCTATGATCCTCACTGCATCCCTCTTTCCATTCCTGTGTTTTTCAATTGGCTTCGCACTGAACACAATTGCAATCTTCTACCGATCATTAGCAGCAATACCATTCGGTACAATGGTTGTCATGTTTGTACTTTGGGCTTTCATCTCCTTTCCCTTGGTGCTTTTGGGAACTGTCGTTGGTAGGAACTGGAGTGGTGCTCCTAACAACCCCTGCAGAGTAAAGACTATTCCACGGCCTATTCCTGAGAAGAAATGGTACCTTACACCTTCCGTCATCTCTTTGATGGGTGGGCTGCTTCCGTTTGGCAGTATCTTCATTGAGATGTACTTTGTGTTCACATCATTCTGGAACTACAAG GTGTATTATGTCTATGGCTTCATGCTGCTGGTCTTCGTCATCCTTCTGATAGTTACCATTTGTGTCACTATTGTGGGTGCTTATTTCTTGCTGAACGCCGAGAACTATCATTGGCAATGGACATCGTTTTTCTCTGCTGCATCAACCGCTTTATACGTGTATCTATACTCCATCTACTACTATCACGTGAAAACAAAGATGTCAGGCTTTTTCCAGACGAGTTTTTACTTTGGCTACACAATGATGTTCTGCCTTGGTCTAGGCATACTTTGTG GTGCTATTGGCTATCTAGGATCAACCCTTTTTGTAAGGAGAATCTACAGAAATATCAAATGTGATTAA